The segment ACCTTCACTAATAGCCTTAAGATCAGTACCATCCTGTAGATCTACAAAATCCAGGTTAGGTGTTCTGAGAATAAGCTCGTCTCCTTGTTCATAAAATAATTTACCATAAGGTTTTTTGAAAGGTTTGGTTATCTCAATCTCGGCATCAAGTGAAACGTTAAAAGGTATATTAGCTGAGAATAGGTCAACATCATCAAATTCTTTATCAATTAGCATCTTTGTTAATTTCGCTGTTATTTTAGCAGCGTTTTCAAATACAACATAGTTCTTTTCATCAAATAGGTCAAGGGTTTTTTTAATCTCACGTGGTATTCTCAAGGAAGAGGCTAATGCCTTAACACCTTCTATGGCTGCCTCCATTGTTGCACCAACTGTTCCAGAGCTTAGAATGCGCGCATGCCCAACATTTGATCCCTGGTTAATCCCTGAAACAACCATTTTTGGCAGATAATCTAAAACATTATACAAACCTATCTGAACACAATCAGCTGGGGTTCCATTTATGGTGAAAATATCAAAACCTTTTAGTTTTACTTTTTTTAGTTTCAATGGTTTTTTTGTTGTAACTGCTTTTCCAACCCAGCTTTTTTCTTTATCTGGTGTAACAGTAACTACTGAAAACTCTTTTGACAACTCTTTAAGTAAAGGTAAAAAACCTGCTGATTTGTATCCATCATCGTTTGTCAGGAGTATGTCTGTCATCGACAACGAAAAAAAGAAAGAGATTAATGAATCTTTCCTGTTTTACATTTTATTAGCTTTAAATAGCTGGAGTGTTATAAGTTGAAACAACTATGATTGCAAAAAAAAGGTAATGATTTTGACATAATACTAATCACAGGGGAATACTATGATGACCATCCATTGTCACCAGTTGGTGTTATAGCAAAGGTGTTGGATGCAAAAGGTTATAGAGTTGGTATTATAGAAAAACCAGAGGCCAAAGAACATTACACAAAATTAGGTAATCCTAGGTTGTGTTTTGGTGTAACATCCGGCTCCATAGATAGCATGGTGCATAACTATACACCGCTTAAAAGAAAACGAGTTGAAGATAGATACAGTTCTGCAACAAAACTCCCAGATCGAGCAGTTATTGTATATTGTAACAAGATAAAGGAATATTTCAAGTCAAAAACACCTATTGTTATAGGTGGTATAGAGGCTTTCATCCGGCGTTTTGCTCATTACGACTATTGGGACAACAACATAAGACGTAGCATACTTTTTGATTCGCGAGCAAACATACTGGTTTATGGCAGCGGAGAAAAACAGATACTGGAAATCACAGAGCGACTAAAAAAGGGGAAGAACTTAATGGAATCAAGGGTACATGTATTATTAGCAAAGAATTTGACCGGTCTTTTGAGATGCTACCATCTTTTAAACAGGTTGTTGAAGATAAAAAAAGTTTTGTGAGATGCAAAAAGGTTTTTCAAACAACAAAAACCTTGTGCAGGAATACACAAACAATTATGTTTTACAATACAAATACCCAACCTATACAACAGAAGATCTTGACTGGATTTATTCGCTGAACTACACTAGAAGGATGCATCCTAAATCTCTTTTGGAGATGGGTAAATTCTCTGTCGTGACACACAGAGGATGCATAGGCTCATGTAATTTTTGTTCTCTCGCGTTCCATCAAGGTGAAAAAATCATATCAAGATCAGAGGAAAACATACTCATGGAAATAAAAAATCTTACAAAACACCCTGATTTCAAAGGCTACATAGATGATCTAGTTGGTCCTTCATCAAACATGTATGGTATGGAATGTAAACGTGCGTCTTCTAATAAAACAGAGCATCTGTGTAAAACAAAATGTATTGTATGCCCAGAGCTTGATAAAACCCATAAAAGACTTATTGCTTTGCTGAGAAAAGCAAGAAAAATACCTGGTATCAAAAAAATTTTTATTAGAAGCGGAATTAGATACGATTTAGCGTTGGAGAGTAAAGAATACATCAGGGAAATATCAGACCATCATATCTCTGGTTGTCTGAAAATAGCGCCTGAGCATTTTTCAAAAAAAGTTGTTACTTTAATGAACAAGGATAACACAAGGTTTGATGAGTTCCTGTCTTTTTTCACAGA is part of the Candidatus Thermoplasmatota archaeon genome and harbors:
- the surE gene encoding 5'/3'-nucleotidase SurE — encoded protein: MTDILLTNDDGYKSAGFLPLLKELSKEFSVVTVTPDKEKSWVGKAVTTKKPLKLKKVKLKGFDIFTINGTPADCVQIGLYNVLDYLPKMVVSGINQGSNVGHARILSSGTVGATMEAAIEGVKALASSLRIPREIKKTLDLFDEKNYVVFENAAKITAKLTKMLIDKEFDDVDLFSANIPFNVSLDAEIEITKPFKKPYGKLFYEQGDELILRTPNLDFVDLQDGTDLKAISEGKVSLTPINLSLFKEGSTEQIKKLIKI
- a CDS encoding DUF3362 domain-containing protein, with the translated sequence MQKGFSNNKNLVQEYTNNYVLQYKYPTYTTEDLDWIYSLNYTRRMHPKSLLEMGKFSVVTHRGCIGSCNFCSLAFHQGEKIISRSEENILMEIKNLTKHPDFKGYIDDLVGPSSNMYGMECKRASSNKTEHLCKTKCIVCPELDKTHKRLIALLRKARKIPGIKKIFIRSGIRYDLALESKEYIREISDHHISGCLKIAPEHFSKKVVTLMNKDNTRFDEFLSFFTEINAKKKQSLRYYFMIGHPGDNIEEVLFLRDIIKEKKLVNIEQFQLFTPTPMTVSSCMYWTGMNPHTGEKVDVVYDYNTKKKMKRIMLELQKTQHK